TGGGAGCCCCGCCCCAGCGAAAATGATATCGATTTTCTCCTTGACTGCTTCTTTGACCATCTCGGCAAAGTCGCTTAAGGCTGTCATAATGTTGACACCAAGGATTCCCTTAGGACAAAGCTCCCTTGCCCTTTGGATATGGTCTGCTAACGCTTGACGATTTGCAGTAACCTTATCCGTCAGGTAGGATGGTAAGTCAAAACCGATTTCCACGCCCGAGATGACACCGACTCCTCCGGCGTTACCCACGGCCGCGGCGAGACCTGAGAGGGATATACCTACACCCATGCCTCCTTGAATAATGGGGAGCTTCGCTACTAGATCACCAATTTTCAGTTTGGGAATTTGCATGTTCTATCTCCTTTACATGGTTTACTTGGCAAGATGCTAGCACGGACTAGGCTTGATAAAAGTAGTATTTCCATTTTCTTCGGAACATTTCATAGGGATTTATGAAAACTGTGGCCAAAGGAAAGAGGTAAGTCTCTCATTTGAACACCTCTCGGGGTCATTTACTAGGTTGTACCAGTCGTTCAGAAATTGGCTGCAAATAAGTCCATCACTCACACAATGCATCTCAATCGTAACACTAGTATACCATAAGTTCAAACATGTGGAAACACGCACGTACGCCGTCATCTATTTGGATAGAGCGACCCATTGCGCTAACCTTATTGAATCCGTATAATGGACACAAAAAAGGGGGAGCGTGTGGAAGTGGCCCTCAAGAAACACTTCGATGAGATCTCGGATCACTATGATGAGGAAAGACGCGTATTAATCCCATGTTTTGATGCTTTCTACGAAGCGGTGGTTTGGGCTGCCTCAGTAGATACTGATAAACCCAGAGTGTTAGATTTGGGGGCAGGAACCGGGCTTTTATCCGCTAAGCTCATGGAAAAGTTTCCCCAAGGACAGTTTACCCTAGTTGATTTCTCGGACTTTATGCTTGCTGGGGCTAGGGAGCGGTTTGCAGGATGTGGGAACGTTGTGTTCCTAGCCGCAGACTTCGTGCAGGAAGCCTTTGGGGGAGACTATGACCTGATTGTATCCGGCCTTGCCATTCATCATTTGGAGGATGATCAAAAACGTGCTCTGTTTGGCAAGTGTATTAGTCATCTAAGGCCAGGTGGCATATTCATAAACGCGGATCAAATCCGGGGCAGTAGTCCTGAACTGGATCAGCGGATCATGGAGAATTGGAAAGACTACACCAAAGGGCGCATTTCTACCAAGGATTATGATCGTTGCATGGACCGGATTAGCTTTGACCGCAACTCTTCCATGGAGGAGCAATTGAACTGGCTTTGTGCGGCGGGTTTTGCCGATGTGGATTGCATATTTCGTTCAATGCAGTTTGGGGTTTTTGTGGCACGAAAACCATTGTGAGCAGGGAAAATTAGCGTTTTCCAAGAATAAAGGACTATGGGGGTGGAGTATATGGATTATGCACCGTTAGGAAGAACAGGTATGCAGGTGTCTCGCTTGGGCTTTGGTGCAA
The genomic region above belongs to Limnochordia bacterium and contains:
- a CDS encoding class I SAM-dependent methyltransferase translates to MEVALKKHFDEISDHYDEERRVLIPCFDAFYEAVVWAASVDTDKPRVLDLGAGTGLLSAKLMEKFPQGQFTLVDFSDFMLAGARERFAGCGNVVFLAADFVQEAFGGDYDLIVSGLAIHHLEDDQKRALFGKCISHLRPGGIFINADQIRGSSPELDQRIMENWKDYTKGRISTKDYDRCMDRISFDRNSSMEEQLNWLCAAGFADVDCIFRSMQFGVFVARKPL